One Chryseobacterium sp. StRB126 genomic region harbors:
- a CDS encoding nuclear transport factor 2 family protein translates to MNTTTQNVAEQFIQYLNEEDFEKAESCLDPEFTFIGVLGTREKASVYMKDMRQMKFKYQIIKTFTAGEDVCFWYIIDMGNKTIEASGWYQIRDGKIHSLKVLFDPRPLLNN, encoded by the coding sequence ATGAACACTACAACCCAAAATGTCGCGGAACAGTTTATCCAGTACCTAAATGAAGAAGATTTTGAAAAAGCAGAAAGCTGTCTTGATCCTGAATTTACATTCATAGGTGTACTAGGAACAAGAGAGAAGGCCTCAGTGTATATGAAAGACATGAGGCAGATGAAATTTAAATATCAGATCATAAAAACCTTTACAGCAGGTGAAGATGTTTGTTTCTGGTATATAATTGATATGGGAAACAAAACCATAGAAGCTTCGGGATGGTATCAGATTAGGGATGGAAAGATCCATTCTTTAAAAGTACTATTTGATCCAAGACCACTATTGAACAATTAG
- a CDS encoding tetratricopeptide repeat protein: MYSKRACLLADKSGTSKQKADAYYYMARNMIFMGKYKESYAFIKKGRNEEAVRNNSFLMALFTELTSIYYSRLYMIPQEMKENKAALKLVDPNKNAESKLFVSRIYMWIADCYTENQKYDSAHFYINKSIQLAEEIPEKQYLSFNRMFRRKAYSYFYKAQIYNREHKEKQALPFIEKSYIQAIKENHTYIYPILEAYGDYYFLSKQYKNAISYYKNAIENKKKYLYSSSDINLKISQCYNKIGDISNEKKYLKISSEQRRFDEKVTRQDIVRIAEGLLNEEIEKTNAARNKNILIYTSTLLLSLLLLAYIIHKLRKKKNKIIESKNDLLEKTKYDLTVKEKTITTLQEKVNDSVSELILMVKNNSPEFWNRFQMIFPDFTGKMLKINPKFRTSELVLSAYLYLGFTTKEISQYTFKSVKTIENNRYNFRKKINISSEEDLSLWIKEYIKNAEIK, translated from the coding sequence ATGTATTCAAAAAGAGCCTGTCTTCTTGCAGATAAATCCGGAACTTCAAAACAAAAAGCTGATGCTTACTATTATATGGCTCGAAACATGATTTTTATGGGTAAATACAAAGAAAGCTACGCCTTTATAAAAAAAGGGAGAAATGAAGAAGCTGTAAGAAACAATTCCTTTTTAATGGCTCTTTTTACTGAACTTACCAGTATTTATTATTCCAGACTTTACATGATCCCGCAGGAAATGAAGGAAAATAAGGCTGCGTTAAAGCTGGTAGACCCTAACAAAAATGCTGAGTCAAAACTTTTTGTCTCAAGAATATATATGTGGATAGCCGATTGTTATACAGAAAATCAAAAATATGATTCTGCACATTTCTATATTAACAAATCTATACAATTGGCTGAAGAAATTCCTGAAAAACAGTATCTCTCATTTAACCGTATGTTTAGAAGAAAGGCTTACAGTTACTTTTATAAAGCTCAGATATACAACAGGGAGCACAAAGAAAAACAGGCTCTTCCATTCATAGAAAAATCTTACATTCAAGCTATTAAAGAAAATCACACCTATATATACCCTATTTTAGAAGCATATGGAGACTATTATTTTTTATCAAAACAATACAAAAATGCTATCAGCTATTATAAAAACGCCATTGAAAATAAAAAAAAGTATCTGTATTCCAGCTCAGATATAAACCTGAAGATTTCTCAGTGTTATAACAAAATAGGAGATATTTCCAATGAGAAAAAATATTTAAAGATATCGTCGGAACAAAGAAGATTTGATGAAAAAGTCACAAGACAAGATATTGTACGAATTGCGGAAGGTCTTTTAAATGAAGAAATAGAAAAAACCAACGCAGCTAGGAACAAAAATATCCTTATTTATACTTCAACCCTATTACTTTCCTTATTACTTTTGGCATACATTATTCATAAATTAAGAAAGAAAAAAAATAAAATCATTGAAAGCAAAAATGATTTGTTAGAAAAGACAAAATATGATCTGACAGTAAAAGAGAAAACCATTACCACATTACAGGAAAAAGTTAATGATTCAGTATCAGAACTCATTCTGATGGTTAAAAACAATTCGCCGGAATTTTGGAATAGATTTCAAATGATTTTTCCTGACTTCACCGGAAAAATGTTAAAAATAAATCCTAAGTTCAGAACTTCTGAACTTGTTCTATCAGCTTATCTCTATCTTGGCTTTACAACAAAAGAAATTTCGCAATACACTTTTAAATCTGTAAAAACCATAGAAAATAACAGATATAATTTCAGAAAAAAAATCAATATTTCTTCAGAAGAAGACCTTTCTCTCTGGATTAAAGAATATATAAAAAATGCGGAAATAAAATAA
- a CDS encoding DinB family protein, with protein sequence MEITSIVSFIDYYEKIRARTHKIIEIVPPEYIDFSYKPGKFTIGDQIRHIAAIERYMYGETISGRESAYPGCGKELADGYENTVAFFNEKHSQTLEIIQGLSDEDLNRKCLTPANNPISLWKWLRAMVEHEIHHRAELYIYLNLLDVKTPQIFGFSAEEVQDLSVKL encoded by the coding sequence ATGGAAATCACATCTATAGTATCATTCATAGATTATTATGAAAAAATCAGAGCAAGAACCCATAAAATTATTGAAATTGTTCCTCCTGAATATATTGATTTCTCTTATAAGCCTGGAAAATTTACCATTGGAGATCAGATAAGACATATTGCGGCTATAGAAAGATATATGTACGGTGAAACCATTTCAGGAAGAGAAAGTGCCTATCCGGGATGTGGAAAAGAACTGGCAGATGGATATGAGAATACCGTAGCTTTTTTTAATGAAAAGCATAGCCAAACGCTGGAAATTATTCAGGGACTTTCGGATGAAGATCTTAACCGTAAATGTCTTACCCCTGCCAATAATCCAATTTCCCTATGGAAATGGCTTAGAGCGATGGTAGAGCATGAGATCCACCATAGAGCAGAGCTTTATATTTATCTCAATCTTTTAGATGTCAAAACACCACAGATTTTTGGTTTTTCAGCAGAAGAAGTTCAGGATTTGAGTGTGAAACTGTAA
- a CDS encoding S41 family peptidase produces the protein MTKPFIIPLLLLVNSVYGQTDIELKPGDTLKYSLKSQQPVWVTVQSSDANVGVALFIEGKKIKEQDDSRGIKSIERLFYTPEKGKKYELKVWAKSYIEKTKSSKISITESKTVSILNGQFTSAQFVEDLRIFRSIRERANSGLYVYRSRKQIDSLYQKAEEEAANSKNIFDFYKVIARLTGFEGSCHNYTDLPNHASYYLTRKPEYLPVTLKNIDGRLFQDSKDNKIPLAAEIISINNIPAREMINRFSQYYFSDGYSIPYKEATGFDKGMLDKFYIEFGTHKQYSIKYKWNEQIHEVTLPGISLEAFKKLQESRHSLTLDKKLMSEKYSFTKEDENVYRLSVRGFDFATGKEDPAYEKFSTFLEQMMDTLEHEKITNLIIDLRGNSGGTGALYEKVFTYLTQRPFRDSHYAYTWFNEVPMEEKLVITPLFLSNGVKDKQGINAYLKQLYPKEVQGKYYWTDDKNPSILPNERTFKGQLYLLVDQRVASAASHLASLIKSYTNAIVIGKETVGGYYEHNGHLPLVYELPNTGIQTGFSIVHVIQDAQNLPDQEKGQGVIPHYEIRLTHQEFLDQNDVYLKKALELQK, from the coding sequence ATGACCAAACCCTTTATTATCCCTTTATTATTACTGGTAAATTCGGTATACGGACAAACTGATATTGAGTTAAAGCCGGGAGATACATTGAAGTATTCACTAAAATCTCAACAACCGGTATGGGTAACAGTCCAGTCAAGTGATGCCAATGTTGGAGTAGCTTTATTTATAGAGGGGAAAAAGATAAAGGAACAGGATGATTCCAGAGGGATAAAAAGCATAGAACGGCTTTTTTATACTCCTGAAAAAGGGAAAAAATATGAATTGAAGGTTTGGGCAAAATCCTATATTGAAAAAACAAAATCTTCTAAAATTTCCATCACAGAATCCAAAACGGTTTCTATTCTGAATGGGCAATTTACTTCAGCTCAGTTTGTTGAAGACTTACGGATTTTCCGTTCTATCAGAGAAAGAGCGAATTCGGGATTGTATGTTTACAGAAGCAGAAAGCAGATAGACAGTCTATATCAAAAGGCAGAGGAAGAAGCGGCCAACAGTAAAAATATTTTCGATTTCTATAAAGTAATCGCTAGGCTTACAGGTTTTGAAGGCAGTTGTCATAATTATACGGACCTTCCTAACCACGCATCTTATTATTTGACACGAAAACCTGAATATCTTCCCGTCACTCTTAAAAATATAGATGGCCGTTTGTTCCAGGATTCAAAAGATAATAAAATTCCACTTGCTGCCGAAATTATTTCTATTAATAACATTCCTGCGAGAGAGATGATTAACCGTTTTTCCCAATACTATTTTTCTGATGGTTATTCTATACCCTATAAGGAAGCAACAGGCTTTGATAAGGGAATGTTGGATAAATTTTATATAGAATTCGGTACCCATAAACAATACAGCATCAAGTATAAGTGGAATGAACAAATTCATGAGGTAACTTTGCCCGGGATATCATTAGAAGCTTTTAAAAAACTTCAGGAATCAAGACATTCGCTTACCTTAGATAAAAAATTGATGAGTGAGAAATACAGCTTTACCAAAGAAGATGAGAATGTATATCGCTTATCAGTAAGAGGCTTTGATTTTGCAACAGGTAAAGAAGATCCGGCGTATGAAAAATTCAGTACTTTTCTTGAGCAGATGATGGATACTCTGGAGCACGAGAAAATAACAAACCTTATTATTGATCTGAGAGGAAACTCGGGCGGAACCGGAGCACTTTATGAAAAAGTTTTTACTTATCTCACGCAAAGACCTTTCCGTGACAGTCATTATGCTTATACCTGGTTTAATGAGGTTCCTATGGAAGAAAAACTGGTGATTACCCCTCTTTTCCTTTCCAATGGAGTGAAGGATAAACAAGGCATTAATGCTTACCTGAAACAACTTTATCCTAAAGAGGTTCAGGGAAAATATTATTGGACAGATGATAAAAACCCTTCAATTCTGCCTAATGAAAGAACATTTAAAGGGCAGCTTTATCTTTTGGTAGATCAACGGGTGGCTTCAGCTGCGTCTCATTTGGCTTCTTTAATAAAATCCTATACCAATGCTATTGTTATTGGAAAGGAAACGGTTGGGGGATATTACGAACATAACGGTCATCTTCCGTTAGTATATGAGCTTCCTAATACTGGAATTCAGACAGGTTTTTCAATTGTTCATGTGATTCAGGATGCTCAAAATCTTCCGGATCAGGAAAAAGGGCAAGGGGTTATTCCACACTATGAAATACGGCTAACCCATCAGGAGTTTTTAGATCAGAATGATGTTTATCTGAAAAAAGCACTGGAACTTCAGAAATAA
- a CDS encoding immunity 51 family protein produces MDIHNFKETIKPFFWVEHANSFSVCLDAGSYKQEIFDARADEGFEGSGYDWGSLAQVFLAEKRPDLNESIRFDPEGGMFCVYSSEGDKLQDFILDFKKACEDETLITDLFSRAELD; encoded by the coding sequence ATGGACATTCACAATTTTAAAGAAACAATTAAACCTTTTTTCTGGGTAGAACATGCTAACAGCTTTTCGGTATGCCTGGATGCAGGAAGTTATAAACAGGAAATCTTTGATGCCAGGGCAGATGAAGGTTTTGAGGGAAGCGGCTACGACTGGGGTTCTTTAGCTCAGGTTTTTCTGGCAGAGAAAAGACCGGATCTTAATGAAAGTATACGATTTGACCCCGAAGGAGGAATGTTTTGTGTTTATTCTTCGGAAGGAGATAAGTTACAGGATTTTATCCTAGATTTTAAAAAAGCCTGTGAAGATGAAACGCTGATAACAGATTTGTTTTCAAGAGCAGAATTGGATTGA
- a CDS encoding transposase: MQKSTPDYHQIYNDIINKKYPSRKEECKFLLNKENLSVLDVIELNRRIFGISDQRTEAFNQSHRSYNKSSILMMLDYQKKNKLTNSQLAKHFKLSRNTVTKWKRLFISMTDNEGENCEVENILN; this comes from the coding sequence ATGCAAAAGTCAACTCCAGATTATCACCAGATCTATAATGACATAATCAACAAAAAATACCCATCTAGAAAAGAGGAATGTAAGTTCTTGTTGAATAAAGAAAACCTATCAGTATTAGATGTAATTGAGCTTAACCGCAGAATTTTTGGTATATCAGATCAGAGGACAGAAGCATTTAATCAAAGTCATCGATCTTACAATAAATCTTCCATACTGATGATGTTAGATTATCAAAAGAAAAATAAATTAACTAATTCACAGCTTGCAAAACATTTTAAGTTAAGCAGGAATACTGTAACCAAATGGAAGAGGTTGTTTATTAGTATGACGGACAATGAAGGTGAAAATTGTGAAGTTGAAAACATTCTAAATTAA